One part of the Algibacter sp. L1A34 genome encodes these proteins:
- a CDS encoding (4Fe-4S)-binding protein: MKIKAREFSNNDITITYDPFVCSLSGTCVKALPEIFSNKVIPWINIENAEPTHVINQIKKCPSGALQYSYRVKKKAS; the protein is encoded by the coding sequence ATGAAGATTAAAGCCAGAGAATTTAGTAATAACGATATTACTATAACCTACGATCCTTTTGTGTGTTCCTTATCTGGAACATGTGTAAAAGCACTTCCTGAAATTTTTAGTAACAAAGTTATTCCGTGGATTAATATAGAAAACGCAGAGCCAACTCATGTTATTAATCAAATAAAAAAATGTCCTTCTGGAGCTTTGCAATATAGTTACAGAGTTAAAAAGAAGGCGAGTTAA
- a CDS encoding NUDIX hydrolase gives MNFDEFLKSISKIENIQLPAEASQFKMVPPFRQELLKKQEEAIKHAKQAGVLSLFYPNENNETTFVLILRKIYKGAHSGQVAFPGGKLEASDKSLEDAAVRETFEEVGVPIKNIKVMRELSKVYIPPSNFYVYPFLGVTYKKPTFIKQEDEVEAIIEIKLKHFLDEKSVIQKKVKTSYSLEVEVPAFNLNGHIVWGATAMMLSEVKDLLKQLI, from the coding sequence ATGAATTTTGATGAATTTTTAAAATCTATTTCAAAAATAGAAAATATACAGCTACCAGCCGAGGCTTCTCAGTTTAAAATGGTACCACCTTTCCGTCAAGAACTTTTAAAAAAGCAAGAAGAAGCTATTAAACACGCCAAACAAGCTGGTGTTTTATCTTTATTTTATCCGAATGAAAACAATGAAACAACCTTCGTTTTAATTTTAAGGAAAATCTATAAAGGCGCACACTCTGGGCAAGTGGCGTTTCCTGGAGGTAAATTGGAAGCAAGCGATAAATCTTTGGAAGATGCTGCAGTTCGTGAAACTTTTGAAGAAGTGGGAGTGCCCATTAAAAACATAAAAGTAATGCGTGAATTAAGTAAAGTTTATATTCCGCCAAGTAACTTTTATGTATATCCATTTTTGGGAGTTACATATAAAAAACCTACTTTTATAAAGCAAGAAGATGAAGTCGAGGCTATTATAGAAATAAAATTAAAACATTTTTTAGATGAAAAAAGTGTGATTCAAAAAAAGGTAAAAACCTCGTATAGTCTTGAAGTCGAGGTGCCTGCATTTAATTTAAATGGGCATATAGTTTGGGGGGCGACAGCCATGATGCTAAGTGAAGTTAAAGACTTATTAAAACAGCTTATCTAG
- a CDS encoding peptidylprolyl isomerase → MRIVLLLCLFFLFLNCEDKHSKKKSTTETAVTKTIKKDTIQEDPDAFERLDSKSAMEFFLEYDKHHKENKVRITTDFGSFDILLYNETKFHRSNFIFLTKQKYFVDTQFYRVIDNYMVQAGNSDDIKISKKRGKIGKYLLPPDTKRGFKHDRGVISMPSSAIDNPHKLASPYEFFIIQQHGGSHFLDGDYTVFGHVTRGMDVIDKIAAVDTGKGDWPLLNIYIRDCEIIE, encoded by the coding sequence ATGCGTATTGTATTGCTTTTATGTTTATTTTTTTTATTTCTGAATTGTGAAGATAAGCATTCTAAAAAGAAATCTACAACAGAAACTGCGGTAACAAAAACAATTAAAAAGGATACAATTCAAGAAGATCCTGATGCTTTTGAAAGGTTAGATTCTAAAAGTGCCATGGAGTTTTTTCTTGAATATGATAAACACCACAAAGAAAACAAAGTCCGGATTACAACAGATTTTGGTAGCTTTGATATTTTGCTTTATAATGAAACAAAATTCCACCGGTCAAATTTTATTTTTCTCACTAAACAGAAATATTTTGTTGACACCCAATTTTACCGCGTGATAGATAATTATATGGTACAAGCAGGTAATAGCGACGATATTAAAATTTCTAAAAAACGAGGGAAAATCGGAAAATATCTGCTTCCTCCAGATACCAAACGAGGCTTTAAACATGATCGCGGTGTAATTTCTATGCCTAGTAGTGCTATTGATAACCCACATAAATTAGCATCGCCTTATGAGTTTTTTATTATTCAACAACATGGTGGCTCGCACTTTCTAGATGGCGATTACACCGTTTTTGGGCATGTAACGCGTGGTATGGACGTTATTGATAAAATTGCAGCAGTAGATACAGGTAAAGGCGATTGGCCGTTGCTCAATATCTATATACGTGATTGCGAAATTATTGAGTAA
- a CDS encoding M15 family metallopeptidase: MKSKFLYLALLFSVFSFAQLPKGFVYVKDIIPDLNVELRYNTTYNFVGKRVDGYKSNRLILTKQAAEALRLVQAELEDENLCLKVYDGYRPQQGVNHFIRWARDLSDTINKSIFYPKINKRILFKSGYIATRSGHSRGSTIDLTIVDGNTGDILDMGSPFDFFGEASWVNYPNISEKQKENRQILQSVMRKYGFRNYSKEWWHFTLRGEPFPKTFFDFPIE, from the coding sequence ATGAAGTCGAAATTTCTCTATTTAGCTCTACTATTCTCTGTCTTTTCATTTGCACAATTACCTAAGGGTTTTGTTTATGTTAAAGATATAATTCCAGATTTAAATGTTGAGTTGCGCTATAATACCACCTATAATTTTGTTGGCAAGCGAGTAGATGGTTATAAATCTAACCGTTTAATTTTAACAAAACAGGCTGCTGAAGCTCTACGTTTGGTACAAGCTGAATTAGAAGATGAAAATTTATGCCTTAAAGTATACGATGGTTATAGACCTCAACAAGGCGTAAATCACTTTATACGTTGGGCTAGGGATTTGAGCGATACTATCAATAAATCTATTTTTTATCCTAAAATTAATAAGCGAATATTGTTTAAATCAGGCTATATTGCTACAAGATCTGGCCATAGTAGAGGAAGTACCATCGATTTAACTATTGTAGATGGTAATACTGGAGACATTTTAGACATGGGAAGTCCGTTCGATTTTTTCGGAGAAGCATCATGGGTTAATTATCCTAATATTTCAGAAAAGCAAAAAGAAAATCGACAAATACTTCAATCGGTAATGCGTAAATATGGTTTTAGAAATTACTCAAAAGAATGGTGGCATTTTACACTTCGCGGCGAACCGTTTCCTAAAACATTTTTTGATTTCCCTATAGAATAA
- the recQ gene encoding DNA helicase RecQ, with amino-acid sequence MPEATTTNEVFSNLKNYFGYDSFRANQQEIVEAVLNKKDCLVIMPTGGGKSMCFQLPALSFKGVTLVISPLIALMKDQVDGLNANGIPAEYFNSSQSGLEQSSIIENVIRAEIKLLYVAPESLASLQNILTEKYISCIAIDEAHCISSWGHDFRPSYQQLGFLKSTLPNTPFIALTATADKATREDIAKQLRIEHAQLFISSFDRKNIGLEVRAANNRISQVVKFINSRPNQSGIIYCLSRKTTEQLAKKLKANKIPAEAYHAGLNFDKRSKVQESFIRDKTQIVCATVAFGMGIDKSNVRWVVHYNMPKNIEGYYQEIGRAGRDGLKSHALLFHSYADVIQLQNFASGASNEAVQIAKLDRMKQFAEANTCRRKILLGYFGELLGDDCGNCDVCKNPPQFFDGTIIAQKILSAVYRLQEKEAMGMIIDVLRGSQNAAVLAKGYQNVRTFGIGNDIAWKHWQYFVIQLINQGFCEIAFHKNNALQLTEFSNNVLFKGAKVALTKPVAVTEIKPVVKEKRTRATKTRTKTRTKAKAPTDNLFERLRRLRYKIAQEEDIPAYLVFSDATLKEIEKERPLSEDDFLRISGVGQRKLEVYGDEFMAEIMNFMGSKPKKTKKGDTYLKTYELYQSGLSIDEIAMQRKLGTTTVYSHIAKLYSTGKKINIYDFVSKSEVEAVQKAKKELDGPKALRAYFEYFNESIDYFKIRLALSVIDKD; translated from the coding sequence ATGCCAGAAGCAACCACCACGAACGAGGTGTTTTCAAATTTAAAAAACTATTTTGGTTACGATAGTTTTAGAGCCAATCAACAAGAAATTGTAGAAGCCGTTTTAAACAAAAAAGATTGCTTGGTTATTATGCCAACAGGCGGTGGTAAATCTATGTGTTTTCAACTTCCGGCTTTATCTTTTAAAGGGGTTACTCTTGTGATTTCGCCTTTGATAGCTTTAATGAAAGACCAAGTAGATGGTTTGAATGCCAACGGAATACCCGCAGAGTATTTCAACAGTAGCCAAAGTGGTTTAGAGCAATCATCCATTATAGAAAACGTAATTCGAGCCGAAATAAAATTACTTTACGTAGCTCCAGAAAGTTTAGCTTCACTACAAAATATTTTAACCGAAAAATATATTAGCTGTATTGCGATAGACGAGGCGCATTGTATTTCTTCTTGGGGACACGATTTTCGTCCATCGTATCAGCAGCTTGGTTTTTTGAAATCGACTCTTCCTAATACGCCTTTTATAGCATTAACAGCAACTGCAGATAAAGCTACACGAGAAGATATAGCCAAACAACTCCGTATAGAACATGCGCAACTGTTTATTTCATCTTTCGATAGAAAAAATATTGGTTTGGAAGTACGAGCGGCGAATAATCGAATTTCACAAGTTGTCAAGTTTATAAATTCTAGACCAAACCAATCGGGAATTATTTATTGCTTAAGCAGAAAAACAACAGAGCAACTTGCAAAAAAATTAAAAGCAAATAAAATTCCAGCAGAAGCTTACCACGCTGGTTTAAACTTTGATAAACGAAGTAAGGTTCAAGAATCTTTTATTCGTGATAAAACCCAAATAGTTTGTGCTACAGTGGCTTTCGGGATGGGTATTGATAAATCTAACGTGCGTTGGGTAGTGCATTACAATATGCCTAAAAATATTGAAGGCTACTATCAAGAAATTGGTCGCGCTGGTCGAGATGGATTAAAATCGCATGCTTTGTTGTTTCATAGCTATGCCGATGTTATTCAGTTACAAAATTTTGCAAGTGGCGCATCTAATGAAGCCGTGCAGATTGCTAAACTTGACAGGATGAAACAGTTTGCAGAAGCTAACACTTGCAGACGGAAAATTTTACTTGGTTATTTTGGTGAGTTATTAGGCGATGACTGCGGTAATTGTGATGTTTGTAAAAATCCACCACAATTTTTTGATGGTACTATTATCGCTCAAAAAATTCTTTCGGCAGTGTATCGTTTACAAGAAAAAGAAGCCATGGGTATGATTATCGATGTGCTCCGCGGTTCTCAAAATGCGGCTGTTTTGGCAAAGGGATATCAAAATGTACGCACCTTTGGTATTGGGAATGATATTGCCTGGAAACATTGGCAATATTTTGTAATTCAGCTTATAAATCAAGGGTTTTGCGAAATAGCATTTCATAAAAATAATGCCTTGCAACTTACCGAATTTTCTAATAACGTGTTGTTTAAAGGTGCAAAAGTAGCCCTTACAAAACCTGTTGCTGTTACCGAAATAAAACCTGTGGTTAAGGAGAAACGCACGCGAGCAACAAAAACAAGGACAAAAACACGTACTAAAGCCAAAGCACCAACAGATAATTTATTTGAACGCTTACGCAGATTGCGTTATAAAATTGCCCAAGAAGAAGATATTCCTGCTTATTTGGTGTTTAGTGATGCTACTTTAAAAGAAATTGAAAAGGAACGCCCATTAAGTGAAGATGATTTTTTAAGGATTAGTGGAGTAGGGCAGCGTAAGCTTGAAGTTTATGGTGATGAATTTATGGCAGAAATCATGAATTTCATGGGGTCTAAACCTAAGAAAACAAAAAAAGGAGATACATATTTAAAAACTTACGAACTTTATCAATCGGGTTTATCTATAGATGAAATTGCTATGCAACGCAAATTAGGAACAACAACCGTTTACTCACATATTGCAAAATTGTATAGTACAGGTAAAAAAATAAATATCTACGATTTTGTGAGTAAAAGCGAAGTAGAAGCTGTTCAAAAAGCCAAAAAAGAATTAGATGGTCCAAAAGCCTTAAGAGCATATTTTGAATATTTTAATGAATCGATAGATTATTTTAAAATACGTTTAGCATTAAGTGTTATTGATAAAGACTAA
- a CDS encoding aromatic aminobenezylarsenical efflux permease ArsG family transporter: MDFLQSLLEDYNVPILSAFILGLMTAISPCPLATNITATAYISKNISSKRKIFLSGLLYSLGRGFSYTAIGLILYFGASKFHIARFFNQNGEKYLGPLLIIIGLIMLNIIKLNFLGKSNFQEKLSDKFKDKGLLGSFLIGVVFALAFCPYSGALFFGMLIPMTITSANGLYLPIIFAFGTGLPVILFTYLLAFTAGKVGVFYNRITKIEKVMRTVAGIVFILTGLYYVSIFMRILQ, from the coding sequence ATGGATTTTTTACAATCTCTTTTAGAAGATTATAACGTTCCTATTCTATCGGCATTTATACTCGGATTAATGACAGCCATAAGCCCGTGCCCTTTGGCAACCAATATAACAGCAACTGCTTATATCTCAAAAAATATTTCAAGCAAACGGAAAATTTTTTTAAGTGGGTTATTATACTCTTTAGGAAGAGGGTTTAGTTATACTGCAATTGGGTTGATATTATATTTTGGAGCAAGCAAATTTCATATTGCTCGATTTTTTAATCAGAATGGAGAGAAGTATTTAGGGCCTTTATTAATAATCATTGGGCTGATTATGTTAAACATTATCAAACTCAATTTTTTAGGAAAATCGAATTTTCAGGAAAAATTATCAGATAAATTTAAAGATAAAGGATTACTAGGTTCTTTTTTGATAGGTGTGGTTTTTGCTTTAGCATTTTGTCCATATAGCGGTGCCTTATTTTTTGGCATGCTAATCCCAATGACCATTACATCCGCAAACGGACTTTATTTACCCATTATATTCGCATTCGGAACAGGGTTACCAGTAATTCTTTTTACTTATTTATTAGCCTTTACAGCCGGAAAAGTTGGGGTTTTCTATAATAGAATTACTAAAATTGAAAAGGTAATGCGAACAGTTGCAGGTATCGTTTTTATATTAACAGGATTGTATTATGTTTCCATTTTCATGAGAATATTGCAATAG
- the idi gene encoding isopentenyl-diphosphate Delta-isomerase, with protein sequence MIEEKVVLVNEKDEQIGLMPKLEAHEKAVLHRAFSVFVFNDKNELMMHQRALNKYHSPGLWTNTCCSHQRDGESNLQAGKRRLQEEMGFVVELKETISFIYKAPFDNGLTEHEFDHIMVGNYNGEPIINPDEVASWKWMTLDAVEVDMAQHPKQYTEWFKIIFEKFYEHINIA encoded by the coding sequence ATGATTGAAGAAAAAGTTGTTTTAGTAAACGAAAAAGATGAGCAAATAGGTTTAATGCCTAAGTTAGAAGCTCATGAAAAAGCCGTTTTACACCGCGCATTTTCAGTATTTGTTTTTAATGATAAAAATGAATTAATGATGCATCAACGTGCATTAAATAAATACCATTCTCCGGGACTTTGGACTAACACTTGTTGTAGCCATCAACGAGATGGAGAAAGTAACCTTCAGGCAGGAAAAAGACGTTTGCAAGAAGAAATGGGTTTTGTGGTAGAATTAAAGGAAACGATATCTTTTATATATAAAGCGCCGTTTGATAATGGATTAACCGAGCATGAATTTGATCATATAATGGTTGGTAACTACAATGGAGAACCTATTATAAATCCAGATGAAGTAGCTAGTTGGAAATGGATGACTTTAGATGCCGTAGAAGTTGATATGGCACAACACCCCAAACAATATACGGAGTGGTTTAAAATAATATTCGAAAAATTCTACGAGCATATAAACATAGCTTAA
- a CDS encoding DUF4369 domain-containing protein has translation MNRVLVILLVCLMVSCGKEQHDLTVKGHIKGLKKGTVYLKKVKDSALVNVDSLVISGNPNFELHSNLETPEVFFLFLDKNSKREDGISFFADKGITEINATLKNFAYDAKIIGSEQQKVLENYQTMIGKFNGRNLDLIKDKFEAQMAGDTSKLKVIQKQTESILKRRYLYTVNFALNNKDSEVAPYLALTEIYNAKISLLDTINVSLTEKVKASKYGKELQAFIDEIKASEKE, from the coding sequence ATGAATAGAGTACTTGTAATATTATTAGTTTGTTTGATGGTTTCTTGCGGAAAAGAACAACACGACTTAACCGTTAAAGGCCATATTAAAGGTTTAAAAAAAGGAACCGTTTATCTTAAAAAAGTAAAAGACTCTGCTCTTGTTAATGTAGACTCTTTAGTTATAAGTGGAAATCCAAATTTCGAATTACATAGCAACTTAGAAACCCCTGAGGTTTTCTTTCTGTTTTTAGACAAAAACAGTAAACGAGAAGATGGCATTTCATTTTTTGCAGATAAAGGTATTACGGAAATAAACGCAACCCTTAAAAATTTTGCTTATGATGCAAAAATTATTGGATCGGAACAGCAAAAGGTATTAGAAAATTACCAAACCATGATTGGTAAATTTAACGGAAGAAATTTAGATTTAATAAAAGATAAGTTTGAAGCACAAATGGCTGGAGATACTTCTAAACTAAAAGTAATCCAAAAGCAAACTGAAAGTATCTTAAAAAGAAGATACTTGTATACTGTGAATTTCGCTCTTAATAATAAAGATAGTGAAGTTGCACCTTATTTAGCTTTAACCGAAATATACAACGCTAAAATAAGCTTATTGGATACCATTAATGTATCTCTAACAGAAAAAGTTAAAGCATCTAAATATGGAAAGGAATTGCAAGCGTTTATTGATGAAATTAAAGCTTCTGAAAAAGAATAA
- a CDS encoding 6-pyruvoyl trahydropterin synthase family protein, with the protein MEVTVNRKAHFNSAHRLYRKDWSFEKNDAIFGKCNNPNFHGHNYELIVSVTGEIDKETGFVVDMKVLKELIKIEIEDRLDHKNLNLEVPEFKDLNPTAENIAVVIYNKIKPKLNARLALEITLFETPRNFVRYSGK; encoded by the coding sequence ATGGAAGTAACAGTTAACAGAAAAGCGCATTTTAACTCAGCGCATCGATTGTACCGAAAAGACTGGAGTTTTGAAAAAAATGATGCTATTTTCGGAAAATGTAACAACCCAAACTTTCATGGGCACAATTACGAACTCATTGTTAGTGTTACAGGAGAAATAGATAAAGAAACGGGTTTTGTAGTTGATATGAAAGTTTTAAAAGAACTTATTAAAATTGAAATTGAAGACCGGTTAGATCATAAAAATTTAAATTTAGAAGTTCCTGAATTTAAAGATCTAAACCCAACAGCCGAAAATATAGCTGTTGTTATTTACAATAAAATAAAACCAAAATTAAATGCAAGACTTGCATTAGAAATAACCCTTTTTGAAACGCCAAGGAATTTTGTGAGATATTCTGGGAAGTAA
- a CDS encoding peptide chain release factor 3, with translation MSFLKEIQRRRTFGIISHPDAGKTTLTEKLLLFGGAIQEAGAVKSNKIKKGATSDFMEIERQRGISVATSVLAFEYNGIKINILDTPGHKDFAEDTFRTLTAVDSVIVVIDVAKGVEEQTEKLVEVCRMRNIPMIVFINKMDREGKDAFDLLDEVEQKLGLKVAPLSFPIGMGYDFKGIYNLWEKNVNLFSGDSRRDIEETIEISDLSSPELDKLIGEKAANTLREEIELVEGIYPKFDKQTYLNGQQQPVFFGSALNNFGVRELLDCFVEIAPKPRPKQSEERLVQPDETKFTGFVFKIHANMDPNHRNRLAFVKIVSGEFKRNAPYLHVRHNKKVKFSSPNAFFAEKKEIVDISYPGDIVGLQDTGTFKIGDTLTEGEILNYKGVPSFSPEHFRYINNADPLKSKQLFKGIDQLMDEGVAQLFTLELNGRKVIGTVGALQYEVIQYRLEHEYGAKCTYENLNVFKACWIEPEDPKNEEYKEFVRVKQRFLAKDKQNQLVFLADSSFSLQMTQQKYPSIKFHFVSEYK, from the coding sequence ATGTCTTTTTTAAAAGAAATACAACGCAGACGAACTTTTGGTATTATCTCGCATCCCGATGCCGGTAAAACAACCTTAACAGAAAAATTACTTTTATTTGGTGGAGCTATACAAGAAGCTGGAGCTGTAAAAAGTAATAAAATAAAGAAAGGTGCTACGAGTGACTTTATGGAAATTGAACGCCAGCGTGGAATTTCGGTAGCAACATCTGTACTTGCTTTTGAATATAACGGTATTAAAATAAATATTCTTGATACACCTGGACATAAAGATTTTGCAGAAGATACTTTTAGAACTTTAACAGCAGTAGATAGTGTTATTGTTGTTATTGATGTAGCAAAAGGTGTTGAGGAACAAACCGAAAAATTGGTTGAAGTTTGCCGCATGCGAAACATACCTATGATTGTTTTCATTAATAAAATGGATAGAGAAGGTAAAGATGCTTTCGATTTATTAGATGAAGTTGAACAAAAACTAGGGTTGAAAGTGGCTCCTTTGAGTTTTCCAATTGGTATGGGTTACGATTTTAAAGGTATCTATAATCTTTGGGAGAAAAATGTTAATTTATTTAGTGGAGATAGTAGAAGAGATATCGAAGAAACTATTGAAATCTCGGATTTATCATCACCAGAATTAGATAAGTTAATAGGCGAAAAAGCTGCAAATACATTACGTGAAGAAATTGAATTGGTAGAAGGTATCTATCCTAAATTTGATAAACAAACCTATTTAAATGGCCAACAACAACCAGTATTCTTTGGTTCGGCTTTAAATAATTTTGGGGTTCGTGAATTATTGGACTGTTTTGTAGAAATAGCTCCAAAACCTAGACCAAAACAAAGTGAAGAGCGTTTAGTGCAACCAGACGAAACTAAATTTACTGGGTTTGTGTTTAAAATCCACGCCAATATGGATCCTAATCACCGAAACCGTTTAGCATTTGTTAAAATTGTTTCGGGCGAGTTTAAACGTAATGCACCTTATTTACATGTAAGACATAATAAAAAAGTAAAATTTTCTAGTCCTAATGCTTTTTTTGCTGAAAAGAAAGAAATTGTCGACATCTCCTATCCTGGTGATATTGTAGGCCTACAAGATACGGGGACTTTTAAAATTGGAGATACTTTAACAGAAGGGGAAATTTTAAACTATAAAGGTGTTCCAAGTTTTTCTCCAGAACATTTTAGGTATATTAATAATGCCGACCCTTTGAAATCGAAACAACTTTTTAAAGGTATCGATCAATTAATGGACGAAGGTGTTGCGCAATTATTCACTTTAGAGCTTAATGGTAGAAAAGTAATTGGAACTGTTGGTGCGCTTCAATATGAAGTTATCCAATACAGATTAGAGCATGAATATGGTGCAAAATGTACTTATGAAAACTTAAATGTTTTTAAAGCTTGTTGGATAGAGCCAGAAGATCCTAAAAATGAAGAATACAAAGAGTTTGTGAGAGTAAAACAACGTTTTCTTGCAAAGGATAAGCAAAATCAATTAGTGTTTTTAGCCGATTCTTCCTTTTCGTTACAAATGACACAACAGAAGTATCCAAGTATTAAATTTCACTTTGTTTCAGAGTATAAATAA
- a CDS encoding nitrophenyl compound nitroreductase subunit ArsF family protein, translated as MSKIFTVLAIGMMLIACKEQSKNKELSLNQSISKIEVLDFHSTHRCMTCKAIEANTKYTLDTYFSKELEAKEITFQVIDVDKKENEKIAEKFEASGTALIINVIKNGKEKQIDLTEFAFMEGNDQDVFSKELKAKIDTELKTL; from the coding sequence ATGAGTAAAATATTCACAGTTTTAGCAATCGGAATGATGCTAATAGCTTGTAAAGAACAAAGCAAAAATAAAGAACTATCCTTAAATCAATCCATTTCAAAAATAGAAGTTTTAGACTTCCACTCTACCCACAGATGCATGACTTGTAAAGCCATTGAAGCAAATACAAAATATACATTAGATACTTATTTTTCAAAAGAACTAGAAGCTAAAGAAATCACATTTCAAGTTATTGATGTCGACAAAAAGGAGAACGAAAAAATTGCTGAAAAATTCGAAGCCTCAGGAACTGCTTTAATTATTAATGTGATAAAAAATGGTAAAGAAAAACAAATTGATTTAACCGAATTTGCCTTTATGGAAGGAAATGACCAAGATGTGTTTTCTAAAGAATTAAAAGCCAAAATTGACACGGAATTAAAGACCTTATAA
- a CDS encoding pentapeptide repeat-containing protein, whose translation MPTDLIEDEVFSKQDFSKNRLPKADYEYCTFKNCNFSEGLLSGVQFLECEFIDCNLSSSDITGSTFQDVKFVGCKLLGLHFESCNPFGFALQFKDCQLNHASFYQMELKHVQFSNSKLITVDFTESNFSASSFNDCDLQGATFENTNLEKTDFRKAINYNIHPEKNRIKGAKFSLDGVAGLLAVYGVEIEAV comes from the coding sequence ATGCCGACAGATTTAATTGAAGACGAGGTTTTTAGTAAACAAGATTTCTCAAAAAACCGATTACCTAAGGCCGATTACGAGTATTGCACGTTTAAGAATTGTAACTTTTCTGAAGGTTTATTGTCGGGTGTACAATTTTTAGAATGTGAATTTATCGACTGTAATTTGAGCTCTTCAGATATTACAGGTTCTACTTTTCAGGATGTTAAATTTGTAGGCTGTAAATTATTGGGTTTGCATTTTGAAAGTTGTAACCCGTTTGGTTTTGCTTTACAGTTTAAAGATTGCCAATTAAATCATGCTTCTTTTTATCAAATGGAATTAAAACATGTGCAGTTTTCTAACTCTAAGCTAATAACTGTAGATTTTACTGAAAGTAATTTTAGCGCGTCAAGTTTTAATGATTGCGATTTACAAGGCGCTACTTTTGAAAATACGAATCTAGAAAAAACAGATTTCCGAAAAGCGATTAATTATAATATTCATCCTGAAAAGAATAGAATAAAAGGTGCCAAGTTTTCGTTAGATGGTGTGGCTGGGCTTTTAGCCGTTTATGGGGTTGAGATTGAAGCTGTTTAA
- a CDS encoding lysophospholipid acyltransferase family protein → MGLFKRNPFGHILILKKWLIRIFGLITHRRFRGFNELQIEGSEIIKDLPDTNVLFVSNHQTYFADVVAMFHVFNASLSGRTDSIKNIGYIWHPKLNIYYVAAKETMKAGLLPKILAYMGSISIERTWRSEGKDVNRQVKMSDISSIGKALDDGWVITFPQGTTTPFKPIRKGTAHIIKRYKPIVVPIVIDGFRRSFDKKGLFIKKKNIFQSFEIKAPLEIDYENDTNDDIVKKIEQAIEQHPSFLKVIPQKELAALEELNKKRKW, encoded by the coding sequence ATGGGATTGTTTAAGAGAAATCCATTCGGACATATATTAATTTTAAAGAAATGGCTTATCAGAATCTTCGGATTGATAACGCATAGAAGGTTTCGGGGCTTTAACGAACTACAAATTGAAGGCTCGGAAATTATAAAAGATTTACCAGATACCAACGTGCTTTTTGTATCAAATCATCAAACGTATTTCGCAGATGTTGTAGCTATGTTTCATGTTTTTAATGCAAGTTTAAGCGGAAGAACAGATTCTATAAAAAACATTGGTTATATCTGGCACCCAAAACTTAATATATATTATGTAGCAGCCAAAGAAACCATGAAAGCTGGTTTATTGCCTAAAATTTTGGCTTATATGGGCTCGATTAGTATTGAACGTACTTGGAGATCGGAAGGTAAAGATGTAAACCGCCAAGTAAAAATGAGCGATATTTCTAGTATTGGTAAAGCTTTAGATGATGGTTGGGTAATTACCTTTCCACAAGGTACAACTACGCCTTTTAAGCCTATTAGAAAGGGAACAGCACATATTATTAAACGTTATAAACCCATTGTTGTACCTATTGTTATTGATGGGTTCCGTAGATCTTTTGATAAAAAAGGATTATTTATAAAAAAGAAAAACATTTTTCAATCTTTTGAAATAAAAGCACCTTTAGAAATTGATTACGAGAATGATACCAACGATGATATTGTGAAAAAAATAGAACAAGCTATTGAGCAACATCCTTCTTTTCTTAAAGTAATTCCACAAAAAGAACTTGCAGCTCTTGAAGAATTGAATAAAAAACGTAAATGGTAA
- a CDS encoding DUF3467 domain-containing protein, with product MANEKENPKQGQINIELDEKVAEGTYSNLAIINHSVSEFVVDFVNIMPGVPKSKVKSRIILTPQHAKRLLKALSENVTRFESAHGEIKDYEQPPIPLNFGPTGQA from the coding sequence ATGGCAAACGAAAAAGAAAATCCTAAACAAGGACAAATAAATATAGAGTTAGATGAAAAAGTAGCAGAAGGGACTTATTCTAATCTAGCAATTATAAATCATTCGGTTTCCGAATTTGTAGTAGATTTTGTGAATATCATGCCTGGTGTTCCTAAAAGTAAAGTAAAATCTCGTATTATTTTAACACCCCAGCATGCCAAACGTTTGTTAAAAGCGTTAAGTGAAAATGTAACACGTTTTGAGAGTGCACACGGTGAAATTAAAGATTACGAGCAACCACCAATACCGTTAAATTTTGGTCCAACTGGACAAGCTTAA